In Phyllostomus discolor isolate MPI-MPIP mPhyDis1 chromosome 2, mPhyDis1.pri.v3, whole genome shotgun sequence, the following are encoded in one genomic region:
- the LOC114513375 gene encoding olfactory receptor 6C6-like: protein MNNQSRVEFILLGLTDEPHLQTVIFIFLFLNYMFSVMGNLSIILLTLLDPRLKTPMYFFLRNFSFLEVSLTTICIPRFLISILTKNKIISYNGCASQLFFFLLFGVTEFYLLAAMSYDRYVAICKPLHYPIIMSYKVCYQLVLSSWTAGFLITFPPLVLGLKLEFCASNIIDHFICDTSPVLQISCTDTHFLELVSFVSAVVTLVLTLLLVILSYACIIKTILKIPSTQKRTKSFSTCSSHMIVVSLTYGSCVFIYMKPSAKERVTLSKGVAVIYTSVAPLLNPFIYTLRNQQVKQAFKDTLQKIFFFFKK from the coding sequence ATGAACAATCAGTCAAGAGTAGAATTTATTCTCCTGGGACTGACTGATGAGCCACATCTGCAaactgtgatttttatatttctctttctaaacTATATGTTTAGTGTGATGGGGAACTTATCCATAATCCTCCTTACCTTGTTGGATCCCCGTCTCAAGACtcctatgtatttctttctgcGAAATTTCTCCTTCTTGGAGGTTTCATTGACAACAATCTGTATTCCCAGATTCCTGATATCCATACtgactaaaaacaaaattatttcttataatgGTTGTGCATCTCAgttattctttttcctcttatttgGAGTTACAGAATTTTACCTACTGGCTGCCATGTCTTATGATCGTTATGTAGCAATCTGCAAACCTCTCCATTACCCAATCATTATGAGCTACAAAGTATGCTACCAACTGGTACTCAGTTCATGGACAGCTGGCTTTCTGATTACCTTTCCACCACTGGTCTTGGGACTGAAACTGGAATTTTGTGCTTCCAACATCATCGACCATTTCATATGTGACACTTCCCCTGTGCTGCAGATTTCTTGCACAGACACTCATTTCCTAGAATTAGTTTCATTTGTGTCAGCTGTTGTAACACTTGTGCTCACATTGCTGTTAGTGATTCTTTCCTATGCATGTATTATCAAGACCATCCTAAAGATCCCCTCCactcaaaaaagaacaaagtctttttccacttgttcttcccATATGATTGTAGTCTCCCTTACTTATGGTAGCTGTGTCTTTATTTACATGAAGCCATCAGCAAAGGAGAGGGTGACTTTATCGAAAGGTGTAGCTGTTATCTATACCTCAGTTGCCCCTTTATTAAATCCTTTCATTTATACTCTAAGGAACCAGCAAGTAAAACAAGCCTTCAAGGACACACtccaaaagattttctttttcttcaaaaaatga